In the genome of Deltaproteobacteria bacterium, the window AAGGTTCCCTCAGACTCCCTCCAAAAACTTTTAATGCGACTTGGTTTCCCCCTGTTTTGCCAGGCAAAACAGGGGGAAACCAAGTCGTATTGAAAGTCTTTGAAGGGGGTCTGGGGGAAACTTTCTACAGAAAGTTTCCCCCAGGGTAATTAAGCGCAAAAGCTCTCCTTGAAAGGTTATACTTTTTTTAGTATAGTATGGGGAACGAAAGATACTTCCTGCGAGGGGATGCGACCATGCTGAGATGGACCCAAGACCTTTCCGTGGGCGTGGAAGACATAGACGAGCAGCACAGGGAACTCTTCGATAGGGTGAACAAACTCCTGGACGCGCTCCATCCCGGCAACGGCCGGAGCGAGGTGGCCGGCGTCATCGCCTTCCTCGACGAGTACATCCAGACCCACTTCGACGCCGAGGAAGAGGCCATGGAGCGCACGGGCTACGAGGGTTACGGGGCCCACAAGGCCCAGCACGACGTCTTCAGGAAGGACTTC includes:
- a CDS encoding bacteriohemerythrin, producing the protein MGNERYFLRGDATMLRWTQDLSVGVEDIDEQHRELFDRVNKLLDALHPGNGRSEVAGVIAFLDEYIQTHFDAEEEAMERTGYEGYGAHKAQHDVFRKDFADLKRAYEKENAALMLAVQTQDWLCDWLIKHISISDRSMGAHLKSRERSP